One genomic segment of Paraburkholderia caffeinilytica includes these proteins:
- a CDS encoding recombinase family protein translates to MGRVFAYCRVSTAEQTTDNQVHEIQAAGFNIEPRRVISECVSGSVAANQRKGFAKLRDRLEAGDVLIVTKLDRLGRNAMDVRATVEELAQADIRVHCLALGGADLTSAAGKMTMSVLSAVAEFERDLLLERTAAGLARARHAGKVLGRPRALSDRQEALARVRLAEGQSVAAIARELNTSRQTVMRLRVRSDEQAIG, encoded by the coding sequence ATGGGGCGAGTTTTTGCATACTGCCGTGTGTCAACCGCCGAGCAGACCACCGACAATCAGGTACACGAGATACAGGCGGCGGGTTTCAACATCGAACCGCGCCGTGTGATTAGCGAGTGCGTGTCCGGCTCCGTCGCGGCGAATCAGCGCAAGGGCTTCGCCAAGCTGCGCGACCGGCTGGAGGCCGGCGACGTGCTGATCGTGACCAAGCTTGATCGGCTCGGACGTAACGCGATGGACGTGCGCGCGACCGTTGAAGAACTCGCACAGGCCGATATCCGTGTGCATTGTCTTGCTCTGGGTGGTGCCGACCTAACGAGCGCGGCAGGGAAAATGACCATGTCGGTGCTGTCCGCCGTAGCTGAGTTCGAGCGTGACCTGCTGTTGGAGCGTACCGCCGCCGGCCTTGCCCGTGCCCGTCACGCCGGCAAGGTGTTGGGTCGGCCTCGTGCGCTCAGTGACAGACAGGAGGCGCTGGCGCGCGTACGGCTTGCGGAGGGGCAGTCTGTTGCGGCGATTGCCCGCGAATTGAACACGAGCCGCCAAACCGTTATGCGGCTACGCGTCCGTTCGGATGAGCAAGCGATTGGCTGA
- a CDS encoding ADP-ribosylglycohydrolase family protein, whose amino-acid sequence MTDKSIEAIQCSALWAAYGDALGFMTELADRSLVRRRTGVETVMNLRPWKRRIGGRFGIEVPLPAGAYSDDTQLRLATARAIQGDGHFDVEAFSKVELPVWLSYALGAGRATTTAASNLARRDTQWFANFYEEKGLSYVSSGGNGAAMRIQPHVWASRSPSVPSSYLIEVVKNAICTHGHPRAVAGAVFHAVCLGRAMTRLSPLSSIDLVEAVECVGDIPSSIRRDNYLRDFWLPRWEDEAKQSVDEGYKDVVRELKQQVDQATTWLSRAPLAPYAELVELLKLDDASTRGSGTATAVAASAMSILLNDRKPDEILFEIVNTLGTDTDSIGTMAGALIGAVTQEQPPERPQDADLIVRDAERLSNISRRKSVGSFNYPSLLGWEPPKSALDAVAADDDTLLVAALGRATPIDPPLDVPSSKGAYGYQWIKLEFGQTAVVKRRLSGAERQPATHRQGELLGQVSDSPSKESREPEHRPVENANAPKARLAQEEDKATTNSGAKYGLDDSLDLDRLTAEAIQSHFDSTIIGEHIRALADGPHPVDRSIAYVAIIAKALVARRRRTA is encoded by the coding sequence ATGACCGATAAAAGCATAGAAGCTATTCAGTGTTCGGCCCTTTGGGCCGCTTACGGTGACGCGTTGGGTTTCATGACGGAACTGGCCGATCGGTCCCTAGTCCGCAGGCGCACCGGTGTGGAGACGGTGATGAATTTGCGTCCGTGGAAGCGACGCATTGGCGGCCGCTTCGGGATTGAGGTCCCTTTGCCGGCCGGCGCGTACTCGGATGACACTCAGTTAAGGCTAGCGACAGCGAGAGCGATCCAGGGCGACGGACATTTTGACGTCGAGGCATTCTCCAAGGTGGAGTTGCCCGTCTGGTTGTCGTATGCGCTCGGTGCGGGCAGAGCTACCACGACGGCGGCTAGCAACCTCGCTCGGCGTGACACCCAATGGTTCGCAAACTTCTATGAAGAAAAGGGGTTGAGCTACGTTTCGAGTGGTGGTAACGGCGCAGCTATGCGCATACAGCCCCATGTTTGGGCATCGCGATCACCCTCAGTTCCGTCGAGCTATCTGATAGAAGTCGTCAAGAACGCAATATGTACTCATGGTCATCCAAGAGCCGTTGCTGGAGCGGTATTCCACGCGGTTTGCCTCGGACGCGCCATGACCCGGCTCTCGCCGCTGTCCTCAATTGATCTCGTGGAGGCAGTGGAGTGCGTTGGAGATATTCCATCTTCAATTCGACGGGACAACTATCTTAGGGACTTCTGGTTGCCTAGGTGGGAGGACGAGGCTAAGCAGTCCGTCGACGAAGGCTATAAGGATGTCGTGCGCGAACTCAAACAACAGGTCGATCAGGCAACCACTTGGCTGTCACGCGCCCCCCTCGCACCGTATGCCGAGCTGGTGGAACTCCTTAAGCTCGACGACGCTTCGACTCGTGGGTCCGGTACTGCGACGGCGGTGGCCGCGTCAGCGATGTCAATCCTCCTGAACGATCGGAAGCCGGACGAAATCCTGTTCGAGATCGTCAACACATTGGGTACGGACACGGACTCGATCGGAACAATGGCTGGGGCGCTCATCGGAGCCGTAACCCAAGAGCAGCCTCCTGAACGGCCACAAGACGCGGACTTGATAGTTCGCGACGCCGAGCGTTTATCTAATATCTCTCGACGAAAGTCAGTTGGATCATTTAATTACCCTAGCTTACTCGGTTGGGAGCCGCCAAAGAGTGCTCTCGATGCTGTTGCAGCTGATGACGACACGTTGCTTGTAGCGGCGCTCGGCAGGGCGACTCCAATTGATCCGCCTCTCGATGTCCCAAGTTCAAAAGGTGCTTACGGGTATCAATGGATCAAACTCGAATTCGGACAAACAGCGGTAGTCAAGAGACGCTTGTCGGGCGCAGAGCGGCAGCCTGCAACGCATCGACAAGGGGAGCTACTTGGACAAGTGTCGGACAGTCCTTCGAAAGAGAGTCGAGAGCCCGAGCACCGGCCTGTAGAAAATGCGAACGCCCCTAAAGCAAGGCTCGCGCAGGAGGAAGATAAGGCAACAACGAACTCGGGCGCGAAGTACGGCCTAGACGACAGCCTCGATCTCGATCGCCTTACAGCCGAGGCTATCCAATCTCATTTCGACAGCACGATCATCGGGGAACACATCCGAGCCCTAGCCGACGGGCCGCATCCAGTGGATCGTTCAATCGCGTACGTTGCGATTATCGCGAAAGCACTTGTGGCACGACGGCGGCGGACTGCATAG
- a CDS encoding DarT ssDNA thymidine ADP-ribosyltransferase family protein, with protein sequence MTVADQIAARGITDLVHFTTNVGLIGIVSTGKLLPRSSLSDELTLEYILRVNSKFRRDTAWLDHVNLSISRINHTFFEQSEAWHNDVFWVLLSFDATLMTHDGVYFTTTNNIYPACRRGDDVTAFDAMFADEVPARYSQRIRRALTHPLGWTTCPQAEVLYPGAVSLEHLKAIYVRTEDEEHVVHAILAAVGEPNLPVILDPSKFIAVQQPS encoded by the coding sequence ATGACGGTCGCCGACCAAATCGCAGCTCGTGGGATCACCGACCTCGTGCACTTCACGACGAACGTGGGTCTCATTGGAATCGTGTCGACCGGGAAGTTGCTCCCCAGATCATCTCTTAGCGATGAGCTCACCCTGGAGTACATCCTGCGGGTAAATTCGAAATTTAGGCGTGACACGGCTTGGCTGGATCACGTTAACCTCTCGATCAGCCGGATCAATCATACGTTTTTCGAGCAATCTGAGGCTTGGCACAACGACGTTTTCTGGGTGCTCCTGTCCTTCGACGCGACCCTGATGACGCACGACGGTGTTTATTTCACGACCACAAACAACATCTATCCGGCGTGTAGGCGCGGAGATGATGTTACCGCGTTTGACGCGATGTTCGCTGATGAGGTTCCCGCGCGCTATTCACAGCGGATTCGCCGCGCTCTGACCCACCCTCTGGGGTGGACAACCTGTCCGCAGGCGGAAGTGCTTTATCCTGGGGCGGTATCGCTGGAACATCTCAAGGCGATCTACGTCCGAACAGAGGATGAGGAGCACGTGGTGCACGCGATTCTCGCCGCCGTAGGGGAGCCCAATCTGCCTGTGATTCTCGACCCGAGCAAATTTATTGCTGTTCAACAGCCGTCATGA
- a CDS encoding 3'-5' exonuclease encodes MKPLSVLKPTPEQLRLILSARPGVRIVRGAAGSGKTTHAMLMLRMALGYLLSEKKRSKRDTPIRAVVFTFNRTLAAYITAFVNDVVVAAGGSEADVDVTVTTLSKYALNRLPKIDPSNVINDGDQASWVVRAALKAGIKLDPSFLAGEVQYLLGRFPADRLADYVKADRTGRGAAPRVDEKLRMQILDDVIAPYVSYKKSTRRLDWNDVALKLCEEEPESIDILIADETQDFSANQLRAIIRQLAQPSYAAFVLDTAQRIYSRGFTWREVGLEIRPENVVTLGRNYRNSKEIAVFAAQLLQGTRLDEDGTLPSSTDAIPNGRLPVVLEGRYSAQVAQALAYIDAEVDLATETVGFLHAKGGGWFEYLRAALKGAGLDFAELTRVNEWPPGDESIALSTIHSVKGLEFDHVFMLGLSDECFSHGQEDEDEEYLRARRLVAMGITRARKTVTIGYKADSRPKLVELMEQGTFTLKKV; translated from the coding sequence ATGAAACCTTTATCCGTACTGAAACCGACACCCGAACAGCTCAGACTCATCCTGTCGGCCAGACCTGGAGTCCGGATCGTCCGAGGCGCGGCCGGCAGCGGCAAGACCACCCATGCCATGTTGATGTTACGCATGGCGCTGGGGTATCTCCTCTCAGAAAAGAAGCGATCGAAGCGCGATACCCCTATCAGGGCTGTCGTCTTCACTTTTAACCGTACACTGGCGGCCTACATTACCGCATTCGTGAATGATGTGGTGGTCGCGGCGGGAGGCAGCGAAGCTGACGTGGATGTGACCGTGACGACCTTGTCGAAGTACGCATTGAACAGGTTGCCGAAGATCGATCCTAGCAACGTTATCAACGATGGCGATCAGGCTTCATGGGTTGTTCGCGCTGCTTTGAAGGCTGGGATCAAACTTGATCCCTCGTTCCTCGCGGGGGAAGTCCAGTACCTGCTGGGGCGGTTTCCGGCGGATCGTCTCGCCGACTATGTCAAGGCTGATCGAACGGGGCGTGGTGCGGCACCACGAGTTGACGAGAAATTGCGGATGCAGATTTTGGACGACGTGATCGCCCCGTACGTCAGCTACAAGAAGTCTACCCGGCGACTTGATTGGAACGACGTTGCGCTGAAGCTCTGCGAGGAAGAGCCGGAATCTATCGACATCCTTATTGCGGACGAGACGCAGGACTTTTCAGCGAACCAGCTTCGAGCGATCATCCGTCAACTCGCGCAGCCGTCATATGCTGCGTTCGTCCTCGATACGGCGCAGCGAATCTACTCGCGGGGCTTTACGTGGCGCGAGGTCGGTCTCGAAATTCGGCCGGAGAACGTCGTGACCCTTGGTCGCAACTACCGCAACTCGAAAGAGATTGCGGTGTTCGCGGCACAATTGTTGCAAGGAACGAGGCTCGATGAAGACGGTACGCTACCGTCTTCGACGGACGCCATACCGAATGGCCGACTGCCGGTCGTCCTCGAAGGGCGTTACAGTGCTCAGGTCGCGCAGGCTTTGGCTTACATTGATGCTGAGGTCGATCTTGCCACGGAGACTGTTGGGTTCCTACACGCGAAAGGCGGGGGATGGTTCGAATACCTTCGAGCAGCACTTAAAGGTGCTGGGCTCGACTTCGCGGAGCTGACGCGAGTCAACGAATGGCCTCCCGGCGACGAGTCCATTGCCCTGTCCACGATTCACTCGGTGAAAGGGCTGGAGTTTGATCACGTTTTCATGCTTGGACTGAGCGACGAATGCTTCTCGCACGGCCAAGAGGATGAGGATGAGGAGTATCTGCGCGCGCGCCGGCTCGTCGCAATGGGCATCACGCGTGCACGGAAGACTGTGACGATCGGGTATAAAGCCGATAGCCGGCCGAAGCTTGTCGAGCTTATGGAGCAGGGCACATTTACCCTGAAAAAAGTATGA
- a CDS encoding helix-turn-helix domain-containing protein, producing the protein MDRNIRDGDPISMRKTPVEPTVRQIFASNLRALRRAREISQEELADSAELSRTYVSSVERGERNISIDNIGKLAAALRTTPMNLLDPELSQRLRGD; encoded by the coding sequence GTGGACCGCAACATTCGCGACGGCGATCCTATCTCTATGAGGAAAACGCCGGTCGAACCAACCGTGAGGCAAATCTTTGCCTCGAACCTACGTGCACTGCGGCGCGCGAGAGAGATATCGCAAGAGGAGTTGGCCGACTCCGCAGAGCTAAGTCGGACCTACGTCAGTTCGGTCGAGCGAGGTGAGCGCAACATTTCTATCGACAACATCGGCAAGCTCGCCGCTGCACTCAGGACTACTCCGATGAATTTGCTGGACCCAGAGCTATCCCAAAGACTGCGCGGCGATTAA
- a CDS encoding reverse transcriptase domain-containing protein, which produces MRASHPTAAIGTRSTIRAESRVTSAKKSLFRGPVPASTWQPPRIIPQLVLDRALNPLVYGYRYDPQFQQWRRLAALRRKELIEAIRLKSLRLVTERPGRTLKDAVKSFFRSRLVHFDELHRTWVDGNGPFGHQTLPERQAALYARWRAWQQGGELLQWSLDPSIACAEPFYRRGKPKRDGGWRTFYSFGIARTTRQRLVHVALTAASCDQYRAQAMYDGGMSAVVDEVRRMLIDNPLLTHCAKIDIRNCFDNIQLGSAHGVLPLAPKVIQQTVAINAKEAVDQRERDHRRHDRYLRRREELFASGPSLALPQGAASSPFVAYSLIEAGLPPLSPDREFLYGDDLLVLGESQDDVSAQVCRFRRLFERHPAGPLQIHSDWEEEPRDVRDGFEFLGIQFRRVVKMADGVGSFFVSARLPLDARAQFLDNVRARVDHAREYGDKALSDASRYVRGFLGSRPTDDRVELLIAACLVIEERGIDAAPIWELGAS; this is translated from the coding sequence CGATTAGAGCGGAATCGCGCGTCACTTCGGCGAAGAAGTCTCTCTTTCGCGGCCCCGTACCGGCATCGACTTGGCAGCCGCCCCGCATCATTCCTCAACTCGTGCTCGACCGCGCTCTGAATCCGTTGGTTTATGGCTATCGATACGATCCACAATTTCAGCAGTGGCGCCGGCTCGCTGCTCTCCGTCGCAAGGAGCTGATTGAGGCGATTCGGCTGAAGTCATTGCGTCTCGTGACGGAGCGACCAGGGCGCACTCTAAAAGACGCGGTGAAGTCCTTTTTTCGGTCGCGCTTAGTTCATTTCGACGAACTGCACCGCACCTGGGTCGATGGTAATGGCCCGTTCGGGCATCAGACGTTGCCCGAGAGGCAGGCAGCGCTCTATGCCCGATGGCGAGCGTGGCAGCAGGGGGGCGAACTGCTGCAATGGTCGCTTGACCCGTCCATCGCTTGCGCGGAACCGTTCTATCGGCGTGGCAAGCCAAAGCGCGATGGCGGGTGGCGGACGTTCTATAGCTTCGGCATCGCACGAACCACGCGTCAGCGCTTGGTCCACGTGGCACTAACGGCAGCTTCGTGCGACCAATATCGCGCTCAGGCTATGTATGACGGTGGGATGTCGGCCGTTGTGGACGAGGTCAGGCGAATGCTCATCGACAACCCTCTGCTGACGCACTGCGCGAAGATCGATATTCGAAACTGCTTTGACAACATCCAACTAGGCTCTGCGCACGGGGTGCTACCACTCGCGCCCAAGGTCATTCAACAAACGGTAGCAATCAATGCAAAGGAGGCAGTTGACCAGAGAGAAAGAGACCACCGAAGACATGATCGTTATCTACGGAGACGTGAAGAGTTATTTGCATCCGGACCCTCGCTGGCTCTGCCGCAAGGCGCAGCCTCATCACCGTTTGTCGCTTACTCGCTGATTGAAGCAGGGTTGCCGCCGTTATCGCCTGACCGCGAGTTCCTGTACGGCGACGACCTGCTTGTGCTGGGTGAATCGCAAGACGATGTGAGTGCACAAGTGTGCCGTTTTCGGCGGCTTTTCGAAAGGCACCCAGCGGGGCCCTTGCAAATCCACTCGGACTGGGAGGAGGAGCCACGTGACGTGCGAGACGGTTTTGAATTCCTCGGAATCCAGTTCAGACGAGTAGTAAAGATGGCGGACGGAGTAGGCAGCTTCTTCGTCAGCGCTCGACTTCCGCTAGATGCGCGCGCTCAATTTCTCGATAACGTCCGCGCGCGAGTGGATCACGCAAGGGAATATGGCGATAAAGCGCTTTCTGATGCGTCGCGCTACGTTCGAGGTTTTCTGGGGAGTCGGCCCACCGATGATCGAGTCGAATTGCTGATAGCAGCCTGTTTGGTCATCGAAGAACGTGGAATCGACGCTGCGCCGATATGGGAGCTCGGGGCTAGTTAA